The following are encoded in a window of Desulfopila inferna genomic DNA:
- a CDS encoding sigma-54-dependent Fis family transcriptional regulator, translating to MDGFSLSEKELSLFCEVITSFHTIRDMDDMLIAVFQKIRMVIDIEGASIALHDPANKEFYFIHTIEPGRGRGESCDRFLRFPDNVGVAGWAMSNNQAAVINDVSHDHRFYDGLNREENFTTESMICVPLRTRKGFLGVLYALNKKCCPFTKRDKKILEILSETIAVSLENARLYGELKDHVHMLEREKRLLLDQVRNNAGFGEIIGSSPAMQRMFELMGKVIDTTTTVLIQGETGTGKELVAKVLHYNGPLKNKPFVAENCSTLSENLLESELFGHVRGAFTGASSNKKGLFEFADGGTVFLDEIGEMPPLLQAKLLRVLQEGTFRPVGGNHSVRVNVRIIVSTNRDLSEEVRKGQFREDLFYRINIFQITPPPLRQRKEDILALATHFLEKYAAKNYRQIPLLTPHALDLLMQYDWPGNVRELENEMERALAMAGSGKKISCNFLSEKLRQQQNAYAITNGEGGGVGTLKEMVRRTEKRMIGEALESLGGNQSKAAKALGLSRQGLVNKIAAYNIQIR from the coding sequence ATGGATGGATTCTCCCTTTCTGAAAAAGAACTCTCGCTGTTCTGCGAGGTTATCACTTCATTTCATACCATACGTGATATGGATGATATGCTCATCGCCGTTTTCCAGAAAATCAGAATGGTTATTGATATAGAGGGCGCTTCTATAGCCCTGCATGACCCGGCCAATAAGGAGTTTTATTTCATCCACACCATCGAGCCGGGCAGGGGCAGGGGGGAGTCCTGTGATCGGTTTCTGCGATTTCCGGATAATGTTGGTGTGGCCGGATGGGCTATGAGCAATAATCAGGCTGCCGTTATTAATGATGTCTCGCATGATCACCGATTCTATGATGGTCTCAACAGGGAAGAGAACTTCACCACTGAATCAATGATCTGTGTTCCGCTTAGAACCCGTAAAGGTTTTCTCGGGGTCTTGTATGCTCTTAACAAGAAGTGCTGCCCTTTCACTAAAAGGGATAAAAAAATCCTTGAAATTCTTTCAGAGACGATTGCCGTCTCTCTTGAAAACGCCAGGTTATATGGTGAACTCAAAGATCATGTGCATATGCTGGAACGCGAAAAACGACTCCTTCTCGATCAGGTTCGGAACAACGCCGGATTCGGGGAAATTATCGGTTCAAGTCCTGCGATGCAGCGAATGTTTGAATTAATGGGAAAAGTGATCGATACTACCACCACTGTCCTTATTCAGGGGGAAACCGGAACCGGTAAGGAGCTGGTTGCCAAAGTCCTTCACTATAACGGTCCTTTGAAGAATAAGCCATTCGTAGCCGAAAACTGCAGCACCCTCTCTGAAAATCTATTGGAGAGTGAACTTTTCGGCCATGTCCGTGGGGCATTTACCGGGGCAAGCTCAAACAAAAAAGGACTTTTCGAATTTGCCGACGGTGGTACTGTCTTTCTTGATGAAATTGGCGAAATGCCTCCTCTGCTGCAGGCTAAACTGCTCAGGGTTCTTCAGGAGGGAACGTTTCGCCCGGTCGGCGGCAATCACAGCGTGAGGGTTAATGTCAGGATTATTGTCTCTACCAATAGGGATCTCAGCGAGGAGGTGCGCAAGGGGCAATTCCGCGAAGATCTCTTCTACCGTATAAATATATTCCAGATTACCCCACCCCCATTGCGGCAGAGAAAGGAGGACATCCTTGCCCTTGCCACTCATTTTCTCGAAAAGTATGCCGCAAAAAATTACAGACAGATCCCCCTGCTCACTCCGCATGCCCTGGATCTGCTCATGCAATACGATTGGCCGGGAAATGTCCGGGAGCTTGAAAACGAGATGGAGCGTGCTCTGGCAATGGCAGGGAGCGGGAAAAAAATTTCCTGTAATTTTCTTTCTGAAAAATTACGGCAGCAGCAGAACGCCTACGCCATCACCAATGGGGAAGGAGGTGGGGTCGGTACCCTGAAAGAAATGGTCCGCCGCACTGAAAAGAGGATGATCGGTGAAGCGCTGGAATCACTGGGCGGCAATCAAAGTAAAGCGGCTAAAGCCCTGGGGCTGTCGAGACAGGGCCTGGTGAATAAAATTGCAGCCTATAATATTCAAATAAGGTAG